In Pseudonocardia sp. DSM 110487, the sequence CCGGTGTCGACAGGCCCTTGTCGACCGAGGCGCGCTGCACGGCCTCGATCTGGTCGGCGAGCACCGACTTGGTGTCGTAGAGCAGCCGTCCGACCAGCGTGGACTTGCCGTCGTCCACGCTGCCCGCGGTGGCGAAGCGGAGAAGGTCGCGTGCCACCTCAGAAGTACCCTTCACGCTTGCGGTCCTCCATCGCGGCTTCCGACAGCCGGTCGTCGGCACGGGTGGCCCCGCGCTCGGTGAGCCGCGACGCCGTGACCTCGGCGATGATCTCGTCGAGCGTGGTGGCGGTGGACTCGATGGCCCCGGTGCACGAGCCGTCGCCGACCGTGCGGTAGCGCACCGACTTCTGCTCGAGCGCCTCGGCGCCGCGCGGCCCGCCCCACGGCCCCTCGGCGAGCCACATCCCGTCGCGGCGGAACACCTCGCGCTCGTGGGCGTAGTAGATCGACGGCAGCTCGATGCCCTCGCGCTGGATGTAGCGCCAGACGTCCAGCTCGGTCCAGTTGGAGATCGGGAACACGCGGACGTGCTCGCCGGGGGCGTGCCGGCCGTTGTAGAGGTTCCACAGCTCGGGGCGCTGCTTGCGGGGGTCCCAGCGGCCGAACGCGTCGCGGAGGCTCATGATCCGCTCCTTGGCCCGCGCGCGTTCCTCGTCGCGGCGCCCGCCGCCGAACACGGCGTCGAAGCGGTGCTCGTTGATCGAGTCGAGCAGTGGAACGGTCTGGAGCGGGTTGCGGGTGCCGTCCGGGCGCTCGACGAGCCTGCCGTCGTCGATCCAGTCCTGGACGTGGGCGACCTCGAGGCGCAGGCCCAACCGCTCGACGAGCCGGTCCCGGAAGTCGATGACCTCCGGGTAGTTGTGGCCGGTGTCGACGTGCAGCAGCGCGAACGGCACCGGGGCCGGCGCGAACGCCTTGACGGCGAGGTGCACCAGCAGCGTGGAGTCCTTGCCGCCGGAGAACAGGATCACCGGGCGGTCGAACTCGCCCGCGACCTCGCGGAAGATGTGGATGGCCTCGCTCTCCAGCGCGTCGAGCGCGTCGAGAGCGGGGGCAGTGGGGACGGGCAGCGTCGCGGTCATGAGACGTGCAACCCGCACTCGATCTTGCCGGTGCCCGCCCAGCGCCCGGAGCGCTTGTCGGCGCCCGGGGCAGGCTTCGCCGTGCACGGCGCGCAGCCGATCGACGGGTATCCCTCGGCGACCAGCGGGTTCACCAGCACGTTGTGCTCGGCGATGTAGGCATCCATCTCCTCGTCGGTCCACGCGGCGATCGGGTTGATCTTCACGAGGCCGAACTTCTCGTCGTAGGTGACGAGCGGGGTGTTGGCCCTGGTCGGCGCCTCGACCCGGCGCACGCCGGTGACCCAGGCGTCGTAGCGCGCCAGGGTGTTCTGCAGGGGCGCGACCTTGCGCAGGGCGCAGCACTGGTTCGGGTCGCGGGCGAACAGGTCCTTGCCGAGCAGCGAGTCCTGCTCGGCGACCGTGTGCTCCGGCGTCGCGTTGACGATCCGCACGTCGTAGACGGTCTCGACCGCGTCGCGGGTGCCGATCGTCTCGGCGAAGTGGTAGCCGGTGTCGAGGAACAGCACGTCGACGCCGGGGCGGGCCTTCGCCGCCAGCTCGACGAGCACCGCGTCCTGCATGTTCGACGCGACGATCAGGCGGTCGAACGTCGTGGCGGCCCAGTCGAGCACCTGCTGTGCCGTCGCGTCCGGGCCGAGCTCGGCGGCGCCACGCTCGGCGAGCGCGCGCAAATCGACTTCCGTGGCCACGCTCATCGACTGACCTCCGGGATTCCGATACCGATCATCTTCAGCGAGAAGGTGCGCAGGCACGCCGCGCAGTACCAGGCGCCGTGTGGCACGCGCTCGGTCTGCTCCGCGGGCCGCAGGTCCTCCTCGCCGCAGTACGGGCAGTAGAAGGGCACGGCGCGCTCAGACATTCCGATTCACTTGAGGTCCTCCTCGGCGGCCCGGGTGACCCACTGCGCGAACCGCTCGCCGTCGGTGCGCTGCTCGAGGAACCGGCGCACGACCCGGTCGACGTAGTCGCCCAGCTCGGCGCTGGTGACCTTCAGGCCGCGCAGCTTGCGGCCGAACCCGGCGTCGAGCCCGAGGCCGCCGCCCAGGTGCACCTGGAAGCCCTCGACCTGGTTGCCCTCTGCATCGGTGACGATCTGGCCCTTGAGCCCGATGTCGGCCACCTGGGTGCGGGCGCAGGCGTTGGGGCAGCCGTTGAGGTGGATGGAGATCGGCACGTCGGGGCTCACGTCCGCGAGGCGCTTCTCCAGCTCCTCGACCAGCCGGATCGCCCGCTCCTTGGTCTCGACGATCGCGAGCTTGCAGAACTCGATGCCGGTGCAGGCCATCGTGGAGCGCCGCCACGGCGACGGGTCGGACTGCAGGCCGAGTTCGTTCAGCTGCGCCTGGAGGGTGCGTACCTTCCGGTCCGGAACGTCGAGGACCACGATCTTCTGCTGCGCCGTGAGCCGCACGCGCCGGGATCCGGCGGCCTCGGCGGCGTCGGCGAGCGCCAGCAACGTGGCGCCGGAGACGCGGCCCGCCGCGGGGGCGACGCCGATGTAGTTGCGGCCGTCCTTCTGCCTGTGCACGCCGATGTGGTCGACCGGTCGCTCCTGTGCCGGCGGCGGGGGCCCGTCGATCAGCTTGCGGCCGAGGTACTCGTCCTCCAACACCTGGCGGAACTTCTCCGCGCCCCAGTCGGCCACGAGGAACTTGATGCGCGCGCGGTGACGCAGCCGCCGGTAGCCGTAGTCGCGGAAGATCGAGATGACGCCGGCCCAGACCTCGGGGACCTCGTCGAGCGGCACCCAGGTGCCCAGGCGCTGGGCGATCTTCGGGTTGGTGGACAGACCACCGCCGACCCACAGGTCGAAGCCGGGGCCGTGCTCGGGATGCACCACGCCGACGAACGAGATGTCGTTGACCTCGTGCGCCACGTCCTGCTGCCAGGAGATCGCGCTCTTGAACTTGCGCGGCAGGTTGGAGAACTGCGGGTCGCCCACCCACCGCGAGACGATCTCGTCGATCGCAGGCTTCGGGTCGATCTCCTCTTCGGCGGCGATGCCGGCCACCGGGGATCCGAGGATCACGCGCGGGGTGTCGCCGCAGGCCTCGGTGGTGAGCATGCCGAGGCCCTCGAGCTTGCTCCAGATCGCCGGCATGTCCTCGATCTGGATCCAGTGGTACTGGATGTTCTGCCGGTCGGTGACGTCTGCGGTGCCGCGGGCGTGGTCGACGGAGATCTCACCGAGCGCGCGCAGCTGCTCCGTGGTGAGTGCCCCACCGTCGAGGCGGACCCGGAGCATGAAGTAGCGGTCGTCGAGCTCCTCGGGCTCGAGCACGGCGGTGCGGCCGCCGTCGATGCCGGGGCGGCGCTGGGTGTAGAGCCCCCACCAGCGCATCCGGCCCCGCAGGTCGGCCGGGTCGATCGAGTCGAAGCCGCGCTTGGAGTAGATGTTCTCGATGCGCGCCCGGACGTTGAGGCCGTCGTCGTCCTTCTTGGTGCGCTCGTTGGGGTTGAGCGGCTCGCGGTGGCCCAGCTTCCACTGGCCTTCGCCGCGCTTGCGCTTCGCGGGTGCGGTGGTCGCACGGTCGGACGTGGTGGGGGGCAAGGCTCAAGCCTCCGGATCGCAGCCCGGCCGCGCCGCGCGGGACAGGGCGGCAGGGCTCGGCGCTGAGGTGGTGGGGTCGGGGGGCGCGAGATCAGCGAGGCCGACAGAGCGCGCTGCTCACCCGGCGCAGATCCACGTGGCGACGAGCCACGAGTCGCAGGGTCAGCGCATGCATACGTGCAAGGGTGCCACTTGTCCGGTCCACGATCCATCGGCGTCCGCATCCTGGGAGCGGGCTCACACGAGTTCAGCCGAACCGGCCCGCTGCGACCCCCTCTCGCCCTACGCTCGATTGTCGTGGCGCCGAACGAGATCGACCTCAGGGCTCGCACCCGATCCGCGCGCATCCTGCGGTCGATCGGCCACGTGTTCGCCCTGCTGGTCGCCGCGGGCTGCCTTGCCTCGTTCGTCGCCGGACCGGAGGAGATGGCCGTCCGGCTGATCGCCGGCGCCGCGGGCCTGGTGATCGCGCTCCTCTACGTCTGGGCCGTGTTCTTCCGGCGAGGGCTGCCCCGCCGGATGGTGGTGGACAACGAGGGGATCCGAGTGCTGGACGGGCGCGGGAGAAAGCTCGTGCGTCTGGCTTGGACCGAGCTTTCCGGTGTGGGCGTCATGACGAACCAGGTCGCGCTCTTCCGCAAGCGGTTCGCGGACAGCCTGGACGGGGTGGGGCCCAGCGCGGCTTCGGTCTCGATCTGGCTGGAGCTGTACCCGGCGGACGCCGACGCGGTGGCCCGGCATCCGGAGCTGAACTGGGCGTGGGGACTCGGTAAGGGCACCGCTCCGGGGGAGAAGCAGCGGTGGCTCGTGCGCATCGGTGACACGCTCGGCCAGGACTTCCCCATCGGCGATGCCGTGGAGCGGTGGCGCCCCGGCCTGTGGCGTGGACACCGATCGGGATCGCTGACGTTGGGCAGCCACGAGGCGTGGCTCTCGTACATCGCGGGGCAGGAGCGGCGGGCCGAGCCCGACGGCGAGAGCAGGTAACCAGAGACCGTTCGGGCGCGACCCTTCACCCGGGAGGCGGGATGAGGTGGATCGCGATTCGGGCGGCGATGCTGTTCGACGGCACGGGACTGGTCCGGGACCCGCTCGTGCTCGTGGGCGACGGCCGGATCGCCGAGATCGTCTCCGGGCCGCGGGCCGTTGCCCCGCCGGATGCAGAGCTGGTGGACCTGCCCGGCGCCACGCTGTTGCCCGGGCTCGTGGACACGCACGAGTGCCCTCCGGGCGTGGTGATGGGCGGACCGGCGGCGAGGATCGTGGGCAGCGGGCCCGGTACCGCGCCGTCTCGCAACTTCAGCGCGAGGTAGGCGCGGTCGCCGAGGTCGCGCACTTCCTTGGCGGCGAGGCGTCCGGCGTCGACGGCGTGCGCGCCGCGGTGCGGGAGCGGGCGGAGCGGGATGTCGACGTCGTCAAGGTGATGGCGAGCGGTGGCGAGCTGACGCCCGGTTCGATGCCGTACGAGCCCCAGTTCACGCCCGACGAGCTGTGCGCGCTCGTCGACGAGGCACACCGGTGCGGCCTGCCCGTCACGGCCCACTCCCACGCGGTCGAGGGGATCCGGAACGCGCTGGCAGCAGGGGTGGACGGCATCGAGCACTGCGTCTTCCGCACCAGCGATGGCGTCGAACCGCCCCCCGAGCTCGTGGCTGCGCTCGTGGAACGGCAGGTCGTGGTCGGGTTCACGGCCGGGATCGCGCCGTCGGACGTGCCGCCACGGCCGGAGATCCTGCGGTTGATCCCCGCGTTCACCGCGCTGTTCACGCGGCTGTGGCGGGAGGGCGTGCGAATCGTCGTCGGCACCGATTCCGGGATCGCCCCCGTCAAACCGCACCCCACGCTCCCGTACGGGGTCGCGCACCTCGCCTCGCACGGCGTGCCGGCGGCCGACGCGCTGCGGACGTGCACCGCGACCGCGGCCCAGGTGTGCGGCCTGGGGGACCGCAAGGGCCGGATCGCGCCCGGCTACGACGCCGACGTCCTCGTCGTTCCCGGCGACCCGCTCGCCGACCTCTCCGTGCTGCACCACCCGCTCGCGGTGTTCGCCCGCGGCGAGCGCGTTCGCTGAGCGACGCTTGCGGAGCGAACAGACAACGCTGAGCGACGCTTGCGGAGCGAACAGACAACGCTGAGCGACGCTTGCGGAGCGAGCCGACAACACCGAGGTGGCAGACTTGTCGTTCGTGCCGCCCTTCGGGATATATGTCCACGTGCCGTTCTGCGCGGCGCGCTGCGGCTACTGCGACTTCAACACCTACACGGCCTCGGAGCTGGCTGGGTCCGGTGCATCGCCGGACGGGTGGTTCGCCGCCGTGCGGCGGGAGCTCGACATCGCCGTCCGTGCGGTCGGGCGGCGAGCCGTCGACACCGTGTTCGTGGGCGGCGGCACGCCGTCGCTGCTTGGCGCCGCCCGGCTCGGCGAGGTGCTCGGCGCCGTCCGGGACGCATTCGGGCTGGCGCCTGGTGCGGAGGTCACCACCGAGTCCAACCCCGAGTCGACGTCGCCGGAGTTCTTCGCCGAGCTGGCGGCGGCCGGGTTCACCCGGGTCTCGCTGGGCATGCAGTCGGCCGCGCAGCACGTGCTGCGCGTGCTGGAACGGCGACACACACCGGGGCGGGCGGTGGCGGCGGCCATGGAGGCGCGCGCGGCCGGGATCGCCCACGTCAACCTGGACCTGATCTACGCAACCCCCGGTGAAACCGACGACGACCTGCGTGCGTCGCTCGACGCGGTGCTCGCCGCCGAGGTGGACCACGTCTCCGCGTACTCCCTCATCGTCGAGGACGGCACCGCCCTTGCCCGCCGGGTGGCGCGGGGCGAGCTCCCCGCCCCCGACGACGACGTGGCCGCCGCCCGCTACGAGATGATCGACGACCGCCTCACCGCAGCCGGCTTCGACTGGTACGAGGTGTCGAACTGGGCCGCCTCGCCCGAGGCCGCCTGCCGGCACAACATCGGCTATTGGCAGGACGGCGACTGGTGGGGCCTCGGCCCCGGCGCCCACTCCCACCTCGCGGGCGCGCGGTGGTGGAACGTCAAGCACCCGGCGCGCTACGCGTCCCTCCTGGCTGCGGGGGAGTCGCCGGAGGCCGACCGCGAACTGCTCACCGACACCGAGCGGCACACCGAGCGGGTGATGCTGCAGCTGCGGCTCGCCACCGGTCTCCCCACGCACCTCCTCGACGGCCTTGGCACGGCGGCCGCCACGCGAGCGGCGGCCGACGGCCTGCTCGACCCGGCCGCGTTGGCGGCGGGCCGGGCGGTGCTCACCCGGCGGGGCCGTCTCCTCGCTGATCGGGTGGTGCACGACCTGCTGGCCGGGGCCTCTGTCTGACAATCGGGCCACCCCGTGCGCTGAGACCAAGGCCGGGCAGTGATGTCGGGCAGTGATAAGGCCTAGGATCGCGCCGGATGGGACTGATCTTCAACGCCGTCGCCGGCGAACTCCCGCTGGTGCAACGGGTGTGGTCGGCGAGCTGTGACGCCGCGACCGGCTTCACCTCGGCGGCCAAAGCCTCATCCATGATCGCGTTTGCGTGGAGCGATGGCCGGTTGACGGTGCACCTCCGCGGACCGGAGACGATGGGCACATCGCTGACCTGCCCGGAGGGCTGTGAGTTCTTCGGCGTCGAGCTGCGGCTCGGTGCTTATCTGCCGCTGTATCCGCCCTCCGGTCTGACCGACCTCAACGATGCGCTGTTGCCGACCCTGCCGGGTGGCCGGATCTTGCTGGACAACCGGGACTGGGAGATGCCGACCGAGCAGAACGTCGACGTCTTCCTCAACCGGCTGGTGCGTGCCGGTTTGTTGATCTTCGACCCGCTCGTCGACGAGATCCGGCACGGCGAACGACCACGCGGCATGTCGGAACGGATCGCGCAGATCAGGTTCCGCCGGGCCGTCGGGATCTCGCACCGCAAACTCGTCAGCATCGAACAGGCACAGCACGCCGCGCAGCTCCTCATGGCGGGGAGATCGATCGCCGACGTGGTGACCGCCAGCGGTTACTACGATCAGCCGCAGCTCGCGCGGGCGATGCGGTGGGCGACCGGTCACACCCCAGGCGGGTTGAGGTCCGGCATCTCGTTTCTGGCGTTGTGATGCGGGCTTCGGTTCGGTACAAGACGAACTGATCAGCCGGATGGTTGGCTCCCGGGCGTGCGAAAACTGATCGAATACAACCACCTCTCGATCGATGGGAGGTTCTCCGGCGACGACTTCTGGGCCGGGCAGATGAAGGTCGCCCCCAACGACAACCAGTTCGCCTATCAGCTCCAGCTGCTGTCCTCGGCGGTCGGCCTCGTGCTCGGCCGGGTGACCTACGAGGGCTTTGCCGGAACCTGGCCGACCATGACCGGTGATCTCGCCGACAAGATCAACTCGCTACCCAAGCACGTCGCCTCGACCACGCTGACCGAGACCACGTGGAACGCCGAGGTGCTTCCCGGCGATGCGGTCGACGCCGTCGCCCAGCTCAAAGACTCCGGCGACGGCACATTGGTGAAGTACGGCAATGGCCCGTTCAGCCGGGCTCTGGTCGAGGCGGGTCTGCTCGACGAGTTGCATCTGAGTATCTCCCCATTCGTCGCTGGGTCCGGTGAGTCGATGCTGTCCGGCATCCGCACTACCGCCATGGAACTGACGGGAGTGACTGAGATCGGCAACGGCGCGGTGGTGCTGACCTATACACCGAGTCGGTAGCCGGGCACCTCGAAGCTGGCGGCCTCGGCAGGTTCGATCTTCTCGACTTGGATCGATCTATGGCAGACAGGCGGTGACTCCCGCACCGCTCAGAACGGTGGCTCCTCCTCGGTGTCGGGTTTCGGTGGTGGTGGGGCCGGGTTGTTGCCGTCGCGCCACAGGATGCGCAGCTGGTGTGGGTTTCCCGGCTCGGTATCGGGGTCCTGGCGTTGGTCGGTTCCTTCTGGTGGTGGGTCCGGGTCGGGTAGGTCGGGTCGGATCGGTTCGCCGCGGGTGCGGTAGGTGCGTCCGAGTGGGGAGATCCACACGAAGTGCCCCGGTCGCGGCTGGGTCAGGGTCCAGCCGCGGTCTTTGTCGGGGTGGTGGCGCCAGCAGCCGGGTCCGATGTTGGCCTGCACGGTGTCGCCGCCGTGGGCGTGGTCGATGGTGTGGTCGAGTTGGGAGCGCCGTGCCGGGCGGTCGCAGCCGGGTCCGACGCAGCTGCGGTCGCGGATCCGGACGTGGTCGGCCAGGGCGCCGCGGGCGAACCGGGCCCGTGGATCCTTGCCGAGTTCGCGCCACGTGCGGTGGCGGTCGGCCCACTGGTCGGCGATCTCGGCGATCAGCCCGGTCCAGTCCCCGGTCAGGTCGGGGTCGGCGGCAAACCGGCGCAGCTCGGCCAGGGTCAGGTGCAGCTCGACCACCCCGCCGCGTACCCGGTCCGGCGGTCCCGCGCCGGGTGGGTGGCCGGGTCGTGGTCGGCGCCGCAGCGGCCCGGCCAGTAGCAGGTAGCCGTGGGTGTCGAGGATGGCGAAGTGCCACCGCGCGCCTCGGCGTTGCCGGGCGGCCACGGTGCGGGCGGTCTCGGCGTCGACCGGGCCCAGGCCGGGGATCTCGGCGGGGCGCTGGTCGCAGCCCAGCATTGTGGCCAGTCCGACCCGCAGTTCAATTCCTTGGCGGATGCCGATCCGCTCGCCGCGCCAGCGGTCCTCACCGGTGCGGGGCGGCATCGCCGCGGTCCCTGTCGCGCCGGTCCCTGTCGGGCTGGCCGACTCGTCGCCGGTGGACCTTTCGCCGGTCGGGCTTTCGCCGGTCGGGCTCTCATCAGCCCGGTTCCGACCGCCCGGCTCTGCGTGGCCTGGCTCTGCGTGGCCTGGCTCTGCGTGGCCTGGCTCTGCGTGGCCTGGCTCTGCGTGGCCTGGCTCTGCGTGGCCTGGCTCTGCGTGGCCTGGCTCTGCGTGGCCTGGCTCTGCGTGGCCTGGCTCTGCGTGGCCTGGCTCTGCACCCGTCGACGCTGCGCCGCTCGACGCTGCGCCGGTTGGCTCCCACCCCGCGCCGGCCTCGGCGTCGGCAGCCTCGCTGCCGCGTTCCGAGTCGCTGGTGTCCCCGATGCCGGGATCGGTGTCGTCGCGGTCGTCGGGCCGGCGGCTGGTGAGCAGCCGGTCGAGGATCTGCGCCTCGGTGAGCCCGTGGAACGCCCCGTCCAGCATGCCCAGGTATAGGTCGGCGGTGATCTGGCCGAGCCGCCCGGGGTGTCCGGCCCGCTTCGCCGCCTCCGCCAACCGATCCAGGCGGGCGGCCGCGGCGGCCGCCTCGTCCGGCGGGAGGCCGTCCCCGGACAGGGTGGCGGTGCCGTCCCGGTTCAGGAACAGCACCACCCCGCGTTCGCGGAGCCCGCGCCGGTAGCGGCGGCGGTGGTAGTCGGGGTCGATGGCCTGGATCGCGGCCAACAGGCGTCGGGACAGCTGGCGGGCGGTCCACCGGGAGGCCAGCGGCACGAACCGTTCGCACAGCCGCCGGATCTGGGCCGGGGTGAGTTCCCTCCGGGCCGGGTCCAGGTGATCGCAGAAGATCTGCGCTTTGCCCCGGTCGATCAGGCCCTGTTCCAGGGCGGTGAACACCAGCGGCAGCCCGCGCAGTGTCAGGGCGAAGGCCAGTTCGCGGTCGGCGGTGGTGGGGGTCCAGGTCAGCGCGGCGGCGATCTCGTGGGAGGCCCACTCAAAGTCCTCGTCGGTCCGGGAGACCGCCGCGTCGGGCAGTCCGGTGACCGGGGTGGCGCGGGCGATCTCGGCCATGCCGGCGAACAGGCACGCCTGGTCGTGGGCCAGCTGCCGGGATCGGGCCTGCAGGACCTCGACCAGCCGCGCGTTCGGCACCTGATTCCACGGCAGGTCGGCGAGCAGGGTGGCCAGCCGGGGACCGGGCGGTAGGTCCACCGCCTGGTCGATCAGCTCCGCCACTCCCGG encodes:
- a CDS encoding putative leader peptide, with the protein product MHALTLRLVARRHVDLRRVSSALCRPR
- a CDS encoding helix-turn-helix domain-containing protein, whose translation is MGLIFNAVAGELPLVQRVWSASCDAATGFTSAAKASSMIAFAWSDGRLTVHLRGPETMGTSLTCPEGCEFFGVELRLGAYLPLYPPSGLTDLNDALLPTLPGGRILLDNRDWEMPTEQNVDVFLNRLVRAGLLIFDPLVDEIRHGERPRGMSERIAQIRFRRAVGISHRKLVSIEQAQHAAQLLMAGRSIADVVTASGYYDQPQLARAMRWATGHTPGGLRSGISFLAL
- a CDS encoding amidohydrolase family protein: MPSGRGDGRTGGEDRGQRARYRAVSQLQREVGAVAEVAHFLGGEASGVDGVRAAVRERAERDVDVVKVMASGGELTPGSMPYEPQFTPDELCALVDEAHRCGLPVTAHSHAVEGIRNALAAGVDGIEHCVFRTSDGVEPPPELVAALVERQVVVGFTAGIAPSDVPPRPEILRLIPAFTALFTRLWREGVRIVVGTDSGIAPVKPHPTLPYGVAHLASHGVPAADALRTCTATAAQVCGLGDRKGRIAPGYDADVLVVPGDPLADLSVLHHPLAVFARGERVR
- a CDS encoding phosphoadenylyl-sulfate reductase, with translation MSVATEVDLRALAERGAAELGPDATAQQVLDWAATTFDRLIVASNMQDAVLVELAAKARPGVDVLFLDTGYHFAETIGTRDAVETVYDVRIVNATPEHTVAEQDSLLGKDLFARDPNQCCALRKVAPLQNTLARYDAWVTGVRRVEAPTRANTPLVTYDEKFGLVKINPIAAWTDEEMDAYIAEHNVLVNPLVAEGYPSIGCAPCTAKPAPGADKRSGRWAGTGKIECGLHVS
- a CDS encoding Insertion element protein, whose protein sequence is MSERAVPFYCPYCGEEDLRPAEQTERVPHGAWYCAACLRTFSLKMIGIGIPEVSR
- the hemW gene encoding radical SAM family heme chaperone HemW, which codes for MADLSFVPPFGIYVHVPFCAARCGYCDFNTYTASELAGSGASPDGWFAAVRRELDIAVRAVGRRAVDTVFVGGGTPSLLGAARLGEVLGAVRDAFGLAPGAEVTTESNPESTSPEFFAELAAAGFTRVSLGMQSAAQHVLRVLERRHTPGRAVAAAMEARAAGIAHVNLDLIYATPGETDDDLRASLDAVLAAEVDHVSAYSLIVEDGTALARRVARGELPAPDDDVAAARYEMIDDRLTAAGFDWYEVSNWAASPEAACRHNIGYWQDGDWWGLGPGAHSHLAGARWWNVKHPARYASLLAAGESPEADRELLTDTERHTERVMLQLRLATGLPTHLLDGLGTAAATRAAADGLLDPAALAAGRAVLTRRGRLLADRVVHDLLAGASV
- a CDS encoding dihydrofolate reductase family protein, which translates into the protein MRKLIEYNHLSIDGRFSGDDFWAGQMKVAPNDNQFAYQLQLLSSAVGLVLGRVTYEGFAGTWPTMTGDLADKINSLPKHVASTTLTETTWNAEVLPGDAVDAVAQLKDSGDGTLVKYGNGPFSRALVEAGLLDELHLSISPFVAGSGESMLSGIRTTAMELTGVTEIGNGAVVLTYTPSR
- a CDS encoding nitrite/sulfite reductase; this translates as MPPTTSDRATTAPAKRKRGEGQWKLGHREPLNPNERTKKDDDGLNVRARIENIYSKRGFDSIDPADLRGRMRWWGLYTQRRPGIDGGRTAVLEPEELDDRYFMLRVRLDGGALTTEQLRALGEISVDHARGTADVTDRQNIQYHWIQIEDMPAIWSKLEGLGMLTTEACGDTPRVILGSPVAGIAAEEEIDPKPAIDEIVSRWVGDPQFSNLPRKFKSAISWQQDVAHEVNDISFVGVVHPEHGPGFDLWVGGGLSTNPKIAQRLGTWVPLDEVPEVWAGVISIFRDYGYRRLRHRARIKFLVADWGAEKFRQVLEDEYLGRKLIDGPPPPAQERPVDHIGVHRQKDGRNYIGVAPAAGRVSGATLLALADAAEAAGSRRVRLTAQQKIVVLDVPDRKVRTLQAQLNELGLQSDPSPWRRSTMACTGIEFCKLAIVETKERAIRLVEELEKRLADVSPDVPISIHLNGCPNACARTQVADIGLKGQIVTDAEGNQVEGFQVHLGGGLGLDAGFGRKLRGLKVTSAELGDYVDRVVRRFLEQRTDGERFAQWVTRAAEEDLK
- a CDS encoding HNH endonuclease signature motif containing protein; the protein is MPGVAELIDQAVDLPPGPRLATLLADLPWNQVPNARLVEVLQARSRQLAHDQACLFAGMAEIARATPVTGLPDAAVSRTDEDFEWASHEIAAALTWTPTTADRELAFALTLRGLPLVFTALEQGLIDRGKAQIFCDHLDPARRELTPAQIRRLCERFVPLASRWTARQLSRRLLAAIQAIDPDYHRRRYRRGLRERGVVLFLNRDGTATLSGDGLPPDEAAAAAARLDRLAEAAKRAGHPGRLGQITADLYLGMLDGAFHGLTEAQILDRLLTSRRPDDRDDTDPGIGDTSDSERGSEAADAEAGAGWEPTGAASSGAASTGAEPGHAEPGHAEPGHAEPGHAEPGHAEPGHAEPGHAEPGHAEPGHAEPGHAEPGGRNRADESPTGESPTGERSTGDESASPTGTGATGTAAMPPRTGEDRWRGERIGIRQGIELRVGLATMLGCDQRPAEIPGLGPVDAETARTVAARQRRGARWHFAILDTHGYLLLAGPLRRRPRPGHPPGAGPPDRVRGGVVELHLTLAELRRFAADPDLTGDWTGLIAEIADQWADRHRTWRELGKDPRARFARGALADHVRIRDRSCVGPGCDRPARRSQLDHTIDHAHGGDTVQANIGPGCWRHHPDKDRGWTLTQPRPGHFVWISPLGRTYRTRGEPIRPDLPDPDPPPEGTDQRQDPDTEPGNPHQLRILWRDGNNPAPPPPKPDTEEEPPF
- the cysD gene encoding sulfate adenylyltransferase subunit CysD — its product is MTATLPVPTAPALDALDALESEAIHIFREVAGEFDRPVILFSGGKDSTLLVHLAVKAFAPAPVPFALLHVDTGHNYPEVIDFRDRLVERLGLRLEVAHVQDWIDDGRLVERPDGTRNPLQTVPLLDSINEHRFDAVFGGGRRDEERARAKERIMSLRDAFGRWDPRKQRPELWNLYNGRHAPGEHVRVFPISNWTELDVWRYIQREGIELPSIYYAHEREVFRRDGMWLAEGPWGGPRGAEALEQKSVRYRTVGDGSCTGAIESTATTLDEIIAEVTASRLTERGATRADDRLSEAAMEDRKREGYF